From Aedes albopictus strain Foshan unplaced genomic scaffold, AalbF5 HiC_scaffold_256, whole genome shotgun sequence, a single genomic window includes:
- the LOC134284526 gene encoding histone H3-like, with the protein YARTKQTARKSTGGKAPRKQLATKAARKSAPATGGVKKPHRYRPGTVALREIRRYQKSTELLIRKLPFQRLVREIAQDFKTDLRFQSSAVMALQEASEAYLVGLFEDTNLCAIHAKRVTIMPKDIQLARRIRGERA; encoded by the coding sequence TATGCTCGTACCAAGCAGACTGCCCGTAAGTCTACCGGAGGAAAGGCCCCTCGCAAGCAGCTGGCCACCAAGGCCGCTCGCAAGAGTGCCCCTGCCACCGGAGGAGTCAAGAAGCCTCATCGTTATCGGCCAGGAACTGTCGCTCTGCGTGAAATCCGTCGTTACCAGAAATCCACTGAGCTGCTGATCCGCAAGCTCCCATTCCAGCGTCTGGTCCGTGAAATCGCTCAGGACTTCAAGACTGACCTGCGCTTCCAGAGCTCAGCCGTCATGGCCCTGCAGGAAGCTAGCGAGGCCTACCTGGTTGGTCTGTTTGAAGATACCAACCTGTGTGCCATCCATGCCAAGCGTGTCACTATCATGCCCAAGGACATCCAGCTGGCTCGTCGCATCCGTGGAGAACGCGCTTAA
- the LOC134284529 gene encoding histone H2A: protein MSGRGKGGKVKGKAKSRSNRAGLQFPVGRIHRLLRKGNYAERVGAGAPVYLAAVMEYLAAEVLELAGNAARDNKKTRIIPRHLQLAIRNDEELNKLLSGVTIAQGGVLPNIQAVLLPKKTEKKA, encoded by the coding sequence ATGTCTGGCCGCGGCAAAGGAGGCAAAGTTAAGGGAAAGGCAAAGTCCCGTTCCAACCGTGCTGGACTGCAGTTCCCAGTCGGCCGTATCCACCGTCTGCTCAGGAAGGGCAACTATGCCGAGCGTGTCGGCGCTGGTGCCCCAGTGTACTTGGCTGCCGTGATGGAGTATCTGGCTGCTGAAGTCCTCGAGTTGGCAGGAAACGCTGCTCGTGACAACAAGAAGACCAGAATCATTCCCCGTCATCTGCAGTTGGCCATCCGCAACGACGAAGAATTGAACAAACTGCTGTCTGGCGTTACCATCGCCCAGGGTGGTGTCTTGCCAAACATCCAGGCTGTTCTGTTGCCCAAGAAGACCGAAAAGAAGGCATAA
- the LOC109404529 gene encoding histone H2B codes for MAPKTSGKAAKKSGKAQKNIVKGDKKKKKQRRKESYAIYIYKVLKQVHPDTGVSSKAMSIMNSFVNDIFERIAAEASRLAHYNKRSTITSREIQTAVRLLLPGELAKHAVSEGTKAVTKYTSSK; via the coding sequence ATGGCACCGAAAACCAGCGGAAAGGCCGCCAAGAAATCCGGCAAGGCCCAGAAGAACATTGTCAAGGgcgacaagaagaagaagaagcagcgcAGGAAGGAGAGCTACGCTATCTACATCTACAAGGTGTTGAAGCAAGTCCACCCGGACACTGGCGTCTCGTCGAAGGCTATGAGCATCATGAACAGCTTCGTCAACGACATCTTCGAACGCATTGCCGCCGAAGCCTCTCGTCTGGCTCACTACAACAAGCGCTCGACCATTACCTCTCGCGAAATCCAAACCGCCGTCCGTCTTCTGCTCCCAGGAGAGTTGGCCAAGCACGCCGTTTCCGAAGGAACCAAGGCCGTCACCAAGTACACCAGCTCCAAGTAA